From a region of the Microbacterium sp. nov. GSS16 genome:
- the aroB gene encoding 3-dehydroquinate synthase: protein MTTTTISVSGSTPYDITVGRGILDGVHAALDPAVRKVLVVHPPTLGKRAAELRERLMSDGGLEVLLAEIPDAEAGKRIEVAAFCWQVMGQADFTRTDAVIGYGGGSVTDVAGFVAATWLRGVQVVQVPTTVLGLVDAAVGGKTGVNTAEGKNMVGAFWAPRAVVGDLDELQTLSANEATAGYAEVVKAGFIWAPEILDIIEASPERAVDPTTDEFRRTVELAIDMKAKVVSDDFREAGLREILNYGHTLGHAIEHAERYQWRHGAAISIGMMYAAELSRLAGRLSDAGADRHRSVLESLGLPTTYRGGAWQQLLATMQRDKKARGGMLRFILLDDIAKPTVVQAPDESLMFAAYQEVAG, encoded by the coding sequence ATGACCACGACCACGATCAGCGTCTCGGGAAGCACGCCGTACGACATCACCGTCGGGCGCGGCATCCTCGACGGTGTGCACGCGGCTCTCGATCCCGCCGTGCGCAAGGTGCTCGTCGTGCATCCGCCCACCCTCGGCAAGCGGGCGGCCGAGCTGCGGGAGCGGCTCATGTCGGACGGCGGTCTCGAGGTGCTGCTCGCCGAGATCCCGGATGCCGAGGCCGGCAAGCGCATCGAAGTCGCAGCGTTCTGCTGGCAGGTGATGGGCCAGGCCGACTTCACCCGCACCGACGCCGTGATCGGCTACGGCGGAGGTTCGGTGACGGATGTCGCCGGCTTCGTCGCCGCCACGTGGCTGCGCGGCGTGCAGGTCGTCCAGGTGCCGACGACCGTGCTCGGTCTCGTCGACGCCGCCGTCGGCGGCAAGACCGGGGTGAACACCGCCGAGGGCAAGAACATGGTGGGCGCGTTCTGGGCGCCGCGCGCGGTCGTCGGCGATCTGGACGAGCTGCAGACCCTGAGCGCCAACGAGGCGACGGCGGGGTACGCGGAGGTCGTGAAGGCGGGATTCATCTGGGCGCCCGAGATCCTCGACATCATCGAGGCCTCGCCCGAGCGGGCGGTCGACCCGACCACCGACGAGTTCCGTCGCACGGTCGAGCTCGCCATCGACATGAAGGCGAAGGTCGTCTCGGATGACTTCCGCGAGGCGGGCCTGCGGGAGATCCTCAACTACGGGCACACCCTGGGGCACGCGATCGAGCACGCCGAGCGCTACCAGTGGCGGCACGGAGCGGCGATCTCGATCGGCATGATGTACGCCGCCGAGCTGTCACGTCTGGCCGGCAGGCTCTCGGACGCCGGCGCCGATCGGCACCGTTCAGTGCTCGAGTCGCTCGGGCTGCCGACGACATACCGCGGGGGAGCCTGGCAGCAGCTGCTGGCCACGATGCAGCGCGACAAGAAGGCGCGCGGCGGGATGCTGCGGTTCATCCTGCTCGACGACATCGCCAAGCCCACCGTCGTGCAGGCGCCGGACGAGTCGCTCATGTTCGCCGCCTACCAGGAGGTGGCGGGATGA
- a CDS encoding shikimate dehydrogenase family protein, producing the protein MSGRSRLAVWGDPIEHSRSPQLHTAAYRHLGLEWTYERRQVDRTGFLPALSSLDDSWRGLSLTMPLKEVAHDAADELDRHAALTGAVNTLLLGETARGFNTDVGGIVDAFAHAGVIGVRRARVLGAGATAASALVALSDLGATEVEFRARRPEAVDRLRPTAEALGVQLNTVDFAAPASDVDATVATLPSGTVLDADIAMPLAAVGGTLFEAAYAPWPSALAALWPSPNVISGFEMLLFQAVRQIRIFRDGDPQRQLPDEAVTVGIMRSAVVGD; encoded by the coding sequence ATGTCCGGGCGCAGTCGCCTCGCCGTCTGGGGCGATCCCATCGAGCACAGCCGTTCGCCGCAGCTGCACACCGCCGCCTACCGCCATCTCGGCCTCGAGTGGACATACGAGCGGCGGCAGGTCGACAGGACGGGTTTCCTTCCCGCTCTGTCGTCGCTCGACGACTCGTGGCGGGGGCTGTCGCTGACCATGCCGCTGAAGGAGGTCGCGCACGATGCGGCCGACGAGCTCGACCGGCATGCGGCGCTCACGGGGGCGGTGAACACGCTGCTTCTCGGCGAGACGGCGCGCGGCTTCAACACCGACGTGGGCGGCATCGTCGACGCCTTCGCCCACGCCGGTGTCATCGGTGTTCGTCGCGCGCGCGTCCTCGGTGCGGGGGCGACCGCCGCATCCGCGCTGGTCGCGCTGAGCGACCTCGGTGCGACCGAGGTCGAGTTCCGCGCGCGGCGCCCTGAGGCGGTCGACCGGCTGCGCCCGACCGCCGAGGCCCTCGGGGTGCAGCTGAACACCGTCGACTTCGCAGCTCCCGCATCCGACGTCGATGCGACGGTCGCGACGCTGCCGAGCGGTACGGTGCTCGACGCCGACATCGCGATGCCGCTCGCGGCCGTCGGCGGCACCCTCTTCGAAGCCGCCTATGCGCCGTGGCCGTCGGCTCTCGCAGCCCTCTGGCCGTCGCCCAACGTGATCTCCGGCTTCGAGATGCTGCTGTTCCAGGCCGTCCGCCAGATCCGCATCTTCCGCGACGGAGATCCGCAGCGGCAGCTGCCCGATGAGGCCGTCACAGTCGGCATCATGCGGTCGGCCGTCGTGGGAGACTAG
- a CDS encoding shikimate kinase — protein MSSSDHPLTLVLVGPMAAGKTSVGRKVARLLDVPFIDTDKRIAAAHGPIPEIFAAHGEPRFRELERGAVATAVAEGGVVSLGGGAVTDADTRALLHRHPVVFLTVTAEAVERRITGSSRPLLAGEENPVERWRTIFDQRRSWYEEVADLTVDTSRRPMRALAEEIAAWRRKQP, from the coding sequence ATGAGCTCGTCTGATCATCCGCTGACCCTCGTGCTGGTCGGCCCGATGGCTGCGGGCAAGACGAGTGTCGGCCGCAAGGTCGCGCGTCTGCTCGACGTGCCGTTCATCGACACCGACAAGCGCATCGCGGCCGCGCACGGGCCGATCCCCGAGATCTTCGCCGCGCACGGCGAGCCGCGCTTCCGCGAGCTCGAGAGAGGAGCCGTCGCGACAGCCGTCGCCGAGGGCGGCGTGGTCTCGCTGGGCGGGGGAGCGGTGACGGATGCCGACACCCGAGCCCTGCTGCACCGGCATCCCGTCGTCTTCCTCACCGTCACCGCGGAGGCCGTCGAACGACGCATCACCGGAAGCAGCCGCCCGCTGCTGGCAGGCGAGGAAAACCCCGTGGAGAGGTGGCGCACCATCTTCGATCAGCGGAGAAGCTGGTACGAGGAGGTCGCCGACCTCACCGTCGACACATCACGCAGACCCATGCGGGCACTGGCGGAGGAGATCGCCGCCTGGAGGAGGAAGCAGCCATGA
- the aroC gene encoding chorismate synthase encodes MLRVLTAGESHGPELIAIVEGLPSGVTVTAEAIQADLQRRKLGYGRGSRMKFEQDELTISSGVRHGLTLGSPIALRIGNTEWPKWTEVMNPAPTELTEKSRGRGAALTRPRPGHADLVGMQKYDFDEARPILERASARETAARVALGAVARSFLSELGIRLVSHTLSIGPVQAPADAALPTPDDVTALDADPLRCFDAETSARMVEEVDSARKDGDTLGGIVEVLAYGLPPGIGSHVHWDRRLDGRLAQALMSIQAIKGVEVGDGFETTRRRGSAAHDELFAAADGITRASDRAGGIEGGMSTGTVLRIRAGMKPIATVPRALRTVDVASGETATAHHQRSDVCAVPAAGVVAEAMVAIELANSLLEKFGGDSIGETRRNLESYLAAIPESLRTAPASEAALLAHDELV; translated from the coding sequence ATGCTCCGCGTGCTCACTGCCGGCGAATCGCACGGCCCCGAACTCATCGCCATCGTCGAGGGCCTGCCCTCCGGTGTGACGGTCACGGCCGAGGCGATCCAGGCCGACCTCCAGCGTCGCAAGCTCGGCTACGGCCGCGGATCGCGCATGAAGTTCGAGCAGGACGAGCTCACCATCTCCAGCGGCGTCCGCCACGGGCTCACCCTCGGCAGCCCGATCGCGCTGCGCATCGGCAACACCGAGTGGCCGAAGTGGACCGAGGTGATGAATCCCGCACCCACCGAGCTGACCGAGAAGTCCCGCGGACGGGGAGCGGCGCTCACCCGCCCGCGTCCCGGTCACGCCGACCTCGTCGGCATGCAGAAGTACGACTTCGACGAGGCACGGCCGATCCTCGAGCGGGCGAGCGCGCGGGAGACCGCCGCCCGAGTCGCCCTCGGCGCGGTCGCGCGCTCCTTCCTCTCCGAACTCGGCATCCGCCTGGTCAGCCACACGCTCTCGATCGGCCCGGTGCAGGCGCCCGCCGATGCCGCGCTGCCGACTCCGGACGACGTGACCGCGCTCGACGCCGATCCGCTGCGCTGCTTCGACGCCGAGACGTCGGCCCGGATGGTCGAGGAGGTCGACTCGGCTCGCAAGGACGGCGACACACTCGGCGGCATCGTCGAGGTGCTCGCCTACGGTCTTCCGCCGGGGATCGGCTCGCACGTGCACTGGGATCGACGGCTCGACGGCCGGCTCGCGCAGGCGCTGATGAGCATCCAGGCGATCAAGGGCGTCGAGGTCGGCGACGGGTTCGAGACGACGCGCCGTCGCGGTTCGGCTGCCCACGACGAGCTGTTCGCCGCAGCTGACGGCATCACCCGGGCATCCGACCGCGCCGGCGGCATCGAGGGCGGAATGAGCACCGGCACCGTGCTGCGCATCCGTGCCGGGATGAAGCCGATCGCCACGGTGCCGCGTGCGCTGCGCACCGTGGACGTCGCATCCGGCGAGACTGCGACCGCGCATCACCAGCGCTCCGACGTCTGCGCCGTGCCCGCAGCAGGGGTGGTCGCCGAGGCGATGGTCGCCATCGAGCTCGCGAACTCGCTGCTCGAGAAGTTCGGCGGCGACAGCATCGGCGAGACCCGACGCAACCTCGAGTCCTACCTCGCAGCGATCCCCGAGTCTCTTCGCACGGCACCCGCATCCGAGGCGGCGCTGCTCGCCCATGATGAGCTCGTCTGA
- a CDS encoding type II 3-dehydroquinate dehydratase has protein sequence MTDARRLMLLNGPNLNLLGTREPDVYGSATLADVEQLTAAAAAEAGYELRALQSNHEGVLIDAIHAAREDCAAIIINPGGLTHTSVSLRDALTGVALPFAEVHISDVYAREKFRHFSYLHDVAAVRVVGEGVDGYARAVRELAALL, from the coding sequence ATGACCGATGCCCGCCGGCTGATGCTGCTGAACGGTCCGAACCTCAATCTGCTCGGCACTCGCGAGCCCGACGTGTACGGCAGCGCCACGCTGGCGGATGTCGAGCAGCTGACCGCCGCGGCGGCAGCGGAAGCCGGGTACGAGCTGCGGGCGCTGCAGAGCAATCACGAGGGTGTGCTGATCGATGCGATCCACGCGGCCCGGGAGGACTGCGCGGCCATCATCATCAACCCGGGCGGGCTCACGCACACGTCGGTGTCGCTGCGCGACGCACTGACCGGCGTCGCCCTGCCCTTCGCCGAGGTGCATATCTCGGACGTGTACGCCCGGGAGAAGTTCCGGCACTTCTCCTACCTTCACGACGTGGCCGCCGTGCGCGTCGTCGGCGAGGGCGTCGACGGCTACGCGCGGGCCGTGCGCGAGCTGGCCGCCCTGCTCTGA
- a CDS encoding DEAD/DEAH box helicase → MRSPRPSAAALRDLAGDGGYERGLDYARRGRVVDARWDTAAQTLTAEVLGSEAAPYRCRVRFDGQRIMSTSCTCPVASACKHAIAAVVIGAVSDERFRAEPPSQAMTMPAPAPPREPWEQFGAFARPAPPPAWRALLGAAPAPTALPLALGIELRTRPRHSFDRWGPAALQTATPRDLAGDHGEILLCVRPLMRSASTGRWIHGDASWDSVRRSSARFDADQARWFTDFLNIARDSLLSGTAGDWIALDRVETPLLWQHVDALAGLGIPIIPTQKHTAVRFAEGAAVGLRIDPVDGGGLAVGVDAVLDGQAAPTAHLRPIGRIGLYRWELEGSGLEVTIAPIGLAPAVLNAINAPAPIDVPAHDRERFLAEAYPALARQTVVTASEGLALPSLAVPEPVLRVTFRSGHRIAYRFEWEYAGQGSVAFTDGSEPFRDPDAEQRRSRDIEAIWAGAARDAFRHRAELEQLAAAEWAAHVLPALETSDVKVVVTGRRTRYRELTGTPEISVSTVESTDADWFDLGVLVKIDGHSIPFTPLFTALSMRRTKLMLVDGTYFSLAHPALQQLRELIDEAGALTEWETGPRISRYQTALWEDFEDLADESEQAVGWRAVAEGLRGIDRVPHTPPPGGLRAHLRPYQQQGLDWLAFLWQHRLGGILADDMGLGKTLQLLSLIAHAVEAGEKRPFLVIAPTSVLGTWRSEASRFTPDLRVSVVEGTGSRRADEIGAMAAGADIVVTSYTLLRLDAEEYQGIDWAGVIIDEAQFAKNPATKVHQAIAQLRSVVTIAVTGTPLENSLTDLWALFALTAPGLFPSKRRFRDEYVQPIERGKVPENEEGAPYRQRRLERLRHRIRPLMLRRTKELVAGDLPEKQVQELFVDLSPAHRALYDTVLQRERQKVLGLLADLDRNRFIVFRSLTMLRMLALSPRLIDTDAEDASSAKLDVLLEHVQELRAGGHRALVFSQFTSYLELAAERLQSAGIVYEYLDGSTRRRDDVIAKFRSGDAPVFLISLKAGGFGLTLTEADYVLLLDPWWNPAAEAQAIDRTHRIGQTQPVIVYRLIAAGTIEEKVLALQQRKARLFTAVMDDEALFSQALTADDIRGLLEA, encoded by the coding sequence ATGAGGTCTCCCCGTCCCTCCGCAGCGGCGCTGCGCGATCTGGCGGGAGACGGCGGCTACGAGCGCGGGCTCGACTACGCCCGCCGCGGTCGCGTCGTCGATGCGCGGTGGGATACCGCAGCGCAGACGCTCACTGCTGAGGTGCTCGGAAGCGAAGCCGCGCCCTATCGCTGCCGGGTGCGATTCGACGGGCAGCGGATCATGTCGACCAGCTGCACGTGCCCGGTCGCATCTGCCTGCAAGCACGCGATCGCAGCCGTCGTCATCGGCGCCGTCTCGGATGAGAGGTTCCGCGCAGAGCCGCCGTCACAAGCGATGACGATGCCCGCGCCGGCGCCTCCCCGAGAGCCGTGGGAGCAGTTCGGTGCCTTCGCGAGGCCGGCGCCGCCGCCCGCATGGCGTGCGCTGCTGGGCGCTGCACCCGCGCCGACCGCGCTTCCCCTCGCGCTGGGAATCGAGCTGCGCACGCGGCCCCGCCACTCGTTCGACCGGTGGGGACCGGCCGCCCTGCAGACGGCGACACCCCGAGATCTCGCGGGCGATCACGGTGAGATCCTGCTCTGCGTCCGCCCGCTCATGCGCAGCGCGTCGACGGGCCGGTGGATCCACGGCGATGCCTCGTGGGACTCCGTGCGGCGCTCGTCGGCGCGCTTCGATGCCGACCAGGCGCGCTGGTTCACCGACTTCCTCAACATCGCGCGCGACTCGCTGCTCTCCGGCACAGCGGGTGACTGGATCGCCCTCGACAGGGTCGAGACGCCGCTGCTCTGGCAGCACGTCGACGCTCTGGCGGGCCTCGGCATCCCGATCATCCCGACGCAGAAGCACACCGCCGTCCGCTTCGCCGAAGGCGCGGCGGTCGGTCTGCGCATCGATCCCGTCGATGGCGGGGGATTGGCCGTCGGCGTCGACGCGGTGCTCGACGGGCAGGCGGCGCCGACGGCGCACCTGCGCCCGATCGGCCGCATCGGCCTGTACCGGTGGGAACTCGAGGGTTCGGGTCTCGAGGTGACCATCGCGCCCATCGGGCTCGCGCCGGCGGTTCTGAACGCCATCAACGCTCCTGCTCCGATCGATGTGCCGGCGCACGACCGGGAACGGTTCCTCGCCGAGGCCTATCCCGCTCTCGCCAGGCAGACCGTCGTCACGGCGTCTGAGGGCCTCGCCCTGCCCTCCCTCGCCGTTCCCGAGCCGGTGCTGCGCGTGACCTTCCGCTCGGGCCACCGCATCGCATACCGCTTCGAGTGGGAGTACGCGGGTCAGGGCTCCGTCGCATTCACCGACGGCTCGGAGCCTTTCCGCGATCCGGATGCCGAGCAGCGGCGCTCCCGCGACATCGAGGCGATCTGGGCAGGTGCCGCTCGCGATGCGTTCCGTCATCGCGCTGAACTCGAACAGCTCGCTGCCGCGGAGTGGGCGGCGCACGTGCTGCCGGCTCTCGAGACGTCCGACGTCAAGGTCGTGGTCACCGGGCGCCGAACCCGATACCGAGAACTGACCGGCACGCCCGAGATCTCGGTGTCGACGGTCGAGTCGACCGACGCCGACTGGTTCGACCTCGGCGTGCTGGTGAAGATCGATGGACACTCGATTCCGTTCACGCCGCTGTTCACCGCGCTGAGCATGCGGCGCACGAAACTCATGCTCGTCGACGGCACGTACTTCTCGCTCGCGCATCCCGCACTCCAGCAGCTGCGCGAGCTCATCGACGAGGCCGGCGCGCTCACCGAATGGGAGACCGGCCCGCGGATCAGCCGCTATCAGACCGCGCTCTGGGAGGATTTCGAGGATCTCGCCGACGAATCCGAGCAGGCGGTCGGCTGGCGAGCTGTGGCCGAGGGCCTGCGTGGCATCGATCGGGTGCCGCACACCCCGCCGCCCGGCGGGCTTCGCGCTCACCTGCGTCCGTATCAGCAGCAGGGACTCGACTGGCTGGCGTTCCTCTGGCAGCACCGGCTCGGAGGCATCCTCGCCGACGACATGGGTCTCGGGAAGACCCTCCAGCTGCTGTCGCTCATCGCGCACGCCGTCGAGGCGGGCGAGAAGCGCCCCTTTCTCGTCATCGCGCCGACCTCGGTGCTCGGCACCTGGCGCAGCGAGGCGAGCCGGTTCACGCCCGACCTGCGGGTGAGCGTCGTCGAAGGCACCGGATCGCGGCGGGCCGACGAGATCGGCGCGATGGCCGCCGGCGCCGACATCGTCGTCACCTCGTACACGCTGCTTCGGCTCGACGCCGAGGAGTATCAGGGCATCGACTGGGCGGGCGTGATCATCGACGAGGCGCAGTTCGCGAAGAACCCCGCCACGAAGGTGCACCAGGCGATCGCGCAGCTGCGATCGGTCGTCACGATCGCCGTCACCGGCACGCCGCTCGAGAACAGCCTGACCGACCTGTGGGCGCTGTTCGCGCTGACCGCACCGGGACTGTTCCCGTCGAAGCGGCGATTCCGCGACGAGTACGTGCAGCCGATCGAGCGGGGCAAGGTGCCCGAGAACGAGGAGGGCGCCCCGTACCGGCAGCGGCGACTCGAGCGGCTGCGCCACCGCATCCGACCTCTCATGCTGCGACGCACCAAAGAGCTGGTCGCGGGCGATCTGCCCGAGAAGCAGGTGCAGGAGCTGTTCGTCGATCTGAGCCCTGCGCACCGGGCCCTCTACGACACCGTCCTGCAGAGGGAGCGGCAGAAGGTTCTCGGCCTGCTGGCCGATCTCGATCGCAACAGATTCATCGTGTTCCGCTCTCTCACGATGCTGCGGATGCTCGCGCTGTCGCCACGGCTGATCGACACGGATGCCGAGGATGCGTCGTCGGCGAAGCTGGACGTCCTGCTCGAGCACGTGCAGGAGCTGCGGGCCGGGGGGCACCGCGCCCTCGTCTTCAGCCAATTCACCTCATACCTCGAGCTGGCGGCCGAGCGGCTGCAGTCCGCGGGTATCGTCTACGAATACCTCGACGGGTCCACTCGACGACGCGACGACGTCATCGCGAAGTTCCGCTCCGGTGACGCCCCGGTGTTCCTGATCAGCCTGAAAGCCGGCGGGTTCGGGCTCACCCTCACCGAGGCGGACTACGTGCTGCTGCTCGACCCGTGGTGGAACCCCGCGGCCGAGGCGCAGGCGATAGACCGGACGCACCGGATCGGACAGACGCAGCCGGTGATCGTGTACCGCCTGATCGCCGCGGGAACGATCGAGGAGAAGGTCCTGGCACTGCAGCAGCGCAAGGCACGACTGTTCACCGCGGTCATGGACGACGAGGCGCTGTTCTCGCAGGCGCTCACCGCCGACGACATCCGCGGGCTGCTGGAGGCGTGA
- the efp gene encoding elongation factor P translates to MASTADIKNGVVIKIDGQLWSVVEFQHVKPGKGGAFVRTKLKNVVTGKSVDKTYNAGTKIEIENVDRRDFTYLYTDGDSFVFMDQEDYDQINVPAATVGDAKNYMLENQQVQIALNNGNPLYIELPASVVLEVTYTEPGLQGDRSSAGTKPATLETGYEIQVPLFLETGTKVKVDTRTGDYLGRVND, encoded by the coding sequence ATGGCATCCACCGCAGACATCAAGAACGGCGTCGTCATCAAGATCGACGGACAGCTCTGGAGCGTCGTGGAGTTCCAGCACGTCAAGCCCGGCAAGGGCGGCGCATTCGTCCGCACCAAGCTGAAGAACGTCGTCACGGGCAAGTCGGTCGACAAGACCTACAACGCCGGCACCAAGATCGAGATCGAGAACGTCGACCGTCGCGACTTCACCTACCTGTACACCGACGGCGACAGCTTCGTCTTCATGGACCAGGAGGACTACGACCAGATCAACGTCCCCGCGGCCACCGTCGGCGATGCCAAGAACTACATGCTCGAGAACCAGCAGGTGCAGATCGCCCTGAACAACGGCAACCCGCTGTACATCGAGCTCCCCGCGTCGGTCGTGCTCGAGGTCACCTACACCGAGCCGGGCCTGCAGGGCGACCGCTCGTCGGCCGGCACCAAGCCCGCCACCCTCGAGACCGGCTACGAGATCCAGGTCCCGCTCTTCCTCGAGACCGGCACCAAGGTCAAGGTCGACACCCGCACGGGTGACTACCTCGGTCGCGTCAACGACTGA
- the nusB gene encoding transcription antitermination factor NusB produces MSARTKARKRALDILFSADVRGEELSVVLAAAAKRAASEPAREASWLYARDIVDGIIDNRDEIDEHITTHSNDWKLDRMPAVDRALLRIGTWEIVYNDEVPTAVAIDEAVELAKELSTEDSGAFVHGVLARIARSI; encoded by the coding sequence TTGAGCGCCCGCACCAAGGCGCGCAAGCGCGCCCTCGACATCCTCTTCTCAGCTGACGTGCGCGGCGAGGAGCTCTCGGTCGTGCTCGCCGCAGCCGCCAAGCGCGCGGCCAGCGAGCCCGCACGTGAGGCGTCGTGGCTGTACGCCCGTGACATCGTCGACGGCATCATCGACAACCGCGATGAGATCGACGAGCACATCACCACGCACAGCAACGACTGGAAGCTCGACCGGATGCCCGCCGTCGACCGCGCCCTGCTGCGCATCGGCACCTGGGAGATCGTCTACAACGACGAGGTGCCCACGGCCGTCGCGATCGACGAGGCAGTGGAGCTGGCCAAGGAGCTGTCGACCGAGGACTCCGGCGCCTTCGTGCACGGCGTGCTCGCGCGCATCGCACGTTCCATCTGA
- a CDS encoding isocitrate lyase/PEP mutase family protein, which yields MDNRHRHAQAITFRALHFNPGQPLLLANAWDAASARLIESAGAPAIATTSAGVAWSLGCADGNVLAREEAIAAAARIVAAVTVPVTVDVEAGYADSAAGVERTVADVVESGAVGINIEDGLLHPGDMADRISAARRAAARSGVPLFINARTDVFLGGVAAPAERLAETLRRARRYLDAGADGVFVPGVVDVDTIRVLVQEVDGPVNVMVGPGAPTAAALSRLGVARVSAGSGVAQASYAVAHRAAAELLTTGTHASLAPAVDYAAMNSLF from the coding sequence ATGGACAACAGACACAGACATGCCCAGGCGATCACCTTCCGTGCTCTGCACTTCAACCCAGGACAGCCACTTCTCCTCGCCAACGCGTGGGACGCTGCCAGCGCGCGGCTCATCGAGAGTGCCGGCGCTCCGGCGATCGCGACGACCAGTGCGGGGGTGGCATGGTCACTGGGCTGCGCAGACGGTAACGTCCTCGCTCGCGAGGAAGCGATCGCCGCGGCGGCTCGTATCGTGGCCGCCGTCACGGTGCCGGTCACCGTCGACGTCGAGGCCGGATACGCGGACAGCGCAGCCGGCGTCGAGCGTACGGTGGCGGATGTCGTGGAGAGCGGTGCGGTCGGCATCAACATCGAGGATGGACTCCTGCACCCCGGCGACATGGCCGACCGGATCAGCGCCGCCCGGCGCGCCGCCGCCCGCTCGGGTGTGCCGCTGTTCATCAACGCCCGCACCGACGTGTTTCTCGGGGGCGTCGCCGCTCCCGCGGAGCGCTTGGCAGAGACGCTGCGGCGCGCGCGCCGCTATCTCGACGCCGGAGCGGACGGCGTGTTCGTTCCGGGCGTGGTCGATGTCGACACGATCAGGGTGCTCGTGCAGGAGGTCGACGGCCCCGTCAACGTCATGGTGGGACCGGGCGCGCCCACCGCCGCAGCCCTGTCTCGGCTCGGCGTCGCCCGCGTGAGCGCCGGATCCGGCGTGGCCCAGGCGTCTTACGCCGTCGCGCATCGGGCCGCCGCTGAACTGCTGACCACGGGCACGCACGCTTCTCTGGCTCCCGCCGTGGACTACGCCGCGATGAACTCGCTGTTCTAG
- a CDS encoding Rieske 2Fe-2S domain-containing protein: MRITGLGHAGMFIETVGGNIICDPVLGPSFYGSWFPFPDNRGLDWERLGREADFLYISHRHRDHFDPNLLEKYISKDIEVLLPEYVTDDLEVDIRRLGYDNITYAPAGQVIERGDLKIMITPLRAPSDGPIGDSSLSVDDGTASILNQNDSHPLDLEALLSFGKPEAYFTQVSGAIWWPMVYDLPQDAKQKFAALKREAQNKRAMYYIEKVDAPHVFPMAGPPMFLRDELFRFNGKGQDDDSIFTDQKEFLAHMKELAPKYDGHLFIPGTVVEMNHGDMTVSQSLYSDDEITHIFDEKWDYLEEQRASRQQEIIDEEATRAEVIPPAEMLAAIKEWWEPLLKKSRTIRLGVGGNVRFRIGELDMVVDFPKAKVREYAGEECIYWYTIPADLVSTNIRDHEIDWSNSIFLSMQFSVGRSGKFNEFLTTFLKCLSVDRIEYVENWYQEQTDQTEDAEIDDWVVQRRCPHLRADLTRTGKIENGVLTCSMHDWKWDLETGKCLTTTGHPIRASRVIKTGSRSEEEREPAAARG; encoded by the coding sequence ATGCGGATCACGGGACTCGGCCACGCCGGGATGTTCATCGAGACGGTCGGCGGAAACATCATCTGCGACCCCGTGCTCGGTCCATCGTTCTACGGCTCCTGGTTCCCGTTCCCCGACAACCGCGGCCTGGACTGGGAGCGACTGGGACGCGAGGCGGACTTCCTCTACATCTCGCACCGTCACCGCGACCACTTCGACCCGAACCTGCTCGAGAAGTACATCTCGAAGGACATCGAGGTGCTGCTGCCCGAGTACGTCACCGACGACCTCGAGGTCGACATCCGCAGGCTCGGGTACGACAACATCACCTACGCACCGGCAGGCCAGGTGATCGAGCGCGGCGACCTGAAGATCATGATCACGCCGCTGCGCGCGCCGAGTGACGGCCCGATCGGCGACTCCTCGCTGAGCGTCGATGACGGCACGGCATCCATCCTCAACCAGAACGACTCGCATCCGCTGGATCTGGAAGCGCTGCTGTCGTTCGGCAAGCCCGAGGCGTACTTCACCCAGGTGTCCGGCGCGATCTGGTGGCCGATGGTCTACGATCTGCCGCAGGACGCCAAGCAGAAGTTCGCCGCGCTCAAGCGCGAGGCGCAGAACAAGCGGGCGATGTACTACATCGAGAAGGTCGACGCACCGCACGTGTTCCCGATGGCCGGGCCCCCGATGTTCCTGCGCGACGAGCTGTTCCGGTTCAACGGGAAGGGTCAGGACGACGACTCGATCTTCACGGATCAGAAGGAGTTCCTCGCGCACATGAAGGAGCTGGCCCCGAAGTACGACGGCCACCTCTTCATCCCCGGCACGGTGGTCGAGATGAACCACGGCGACATGACCGTGTCGCAGAGCCTGTACTCCGACGACGAGATCACCCACATCTTCGACGAGAAGTGGGACTACCTCGAAGAGCAGCGCGCATCGCGCCAGCAGGAGATCATCGATGAGGAGGCCACCCGCGCGGAGGTCATCCCCCCGGCGGAGATGCTCGCGGCGATCAAGGAGTGGTGGGAGCCGCTGCTGAAGAAGTCGCGCACCATCCGCCTCGGCGTGGGCGGCAACGTGCGCTTCCGCATCGGCGAGCTGGACATGGTCGTCGACTTCCCCAAGGCGAAGGTGCGCGAGTACGCGGGGGAGGAGTGCATCTACTGGTACACGATCCCCGCCGATCTCGTCTCGACGAACATCCGCGACCACGAGATCGACTGGTCGAACTCCATCTTCCTGTCGATGCAGTTCTCGGTCGGCCGCAGCGGCAAGTTCAACGAGTTCCTCACCACGTTCCTGAAGTGCCTCTCGGTCGATCGCATCGAGTACGTCGAGAACTGGTACCAGGAGCAGACCGATCAGACCGAGGACGCCGAGATCGACGACTGGGTCGTGCAGCGCCGCTGCCCGCACCTGCGCGCCGACCTGACCCGTACGGGCAAGATCGAGAACGGCGTCCTGACCTGCTCGATGCACGACTGGAAGTGGGACCTCGAGACGGGCAAGTGCCTGACGACGACCGGGCACCCGATCCGCGCGTCGCGGGTCATCAAGACCGGCTCACGTTCCGAAGAGGAGCGCGAGCCCGCCGCCGCACGGGGCTGA